A stretch of DNA from Diospyros lotus cultivar Yz01 chromosome 14, ASM1463336v1, whole genome shotgun sequence:
CCGTCAGGAGGGTGGAGCCAATCTCTTGATCCATGAATTGGCTGGCTATATAGACAGACGCATGTATGTTACTAACATGGGGGATTTATGAAGGGATAGTTGGTGCCATGGCCTGGAATCAATATGCGATGGCATAACAAAGTTCCAGTTCAAGTTTTAGGAATAACTATGTTAGAAACAGATATTGAGAATTAGAACAGTCACTTTGTTCAAATACTGCCAGAGATTAGGCGTTTTTTCATCTTCTCTCACACAATACCCTCAATTGAGAATGGCAACACCGGATAATGTCCAATTTGACCAAGTGGGGAAAATTAATTGTTCATTGAAACACCAAGTATATTCCCTTTTTCTTGAACTGCCTCGATCATTATTTCTTCGGTTCAATCTCTCCACATGTGTTCATTCATCGTTTTAATTTGATCTGGTTTGCTTCCTTCTATTATTTGGAATGCTATACTAGCCTTGTATTGTAACCAATCATCACTTGTACCATTTCCACAAACATTGCCACATTTTGTACCATGCCACTGATACTCCCAATGGAGCCCCAAAACTAAAACCTTTACAATGCCACCATTAAGATCATATTTTTGTATTGCATTGCTTAAATTAGTTTATTTTGCTTTACTGCAGCTCTCTGGTTCAAGGAAGGCGAGTTATGCGAATGGACACCGGCTCAAGTGCCATGGCTGAGGGAGTGATCAGTTACACCCTTTTGTAAGTTGATTCAGCTCTGGAGAGTACTCTGTTCCATAAGCGGaaagatcaattcattcttTGTGATTTCAAGCAATATGATGGAAGCCATGGTGATCATAAACCCCAGCTGAACTTCATTGGAGAAGTTGCAAACCTTCATTGTTTCAAATCTCTTTTTGTTTCAGTTGTATTTGGCTTTAGACCCATCTGATTTCAATCTGAAATTGTTGCAGAGATGGATGTTATTCGGTGAAGAGCATCATCCTTTAAGAATCTGTAATCCTTCTCAAACTCCACTTTGTTGTAAAAGGCTGAAACCTAATCAAAATAAAGCTTCTGAGCAACAAATGTGCCCTTCAAACTTTGTTTAAACATAACCCTGATATGCTCAATTTAAGTTCATTTGAGTGTGGCATCGATGATAACATGCAATTTTGAAACAGTAAATCCTGTTAAGCTTTCAACCCAGAGGATGAATGATCCATTAATCGGCTCAACTCAGCTTGTTTACAGCCCCACATGAGTACAAGTTCTTGTTACTCTAAAACAAGCAATAATCACACAGCAGAATAAATTGTACAATCCAAACAGTATCTCATTCTACAATCAGGGATGCAACACATTGATGCTCAAAATTCTGGCTGTGCCACTCATCAATATGCAATCCTAGAACCCAGGGAGGACTTACAAtgacaataacaacatatacTATGTGGGATTGGTTATATGCATTTTAACTTgccaattatttttatttataaccttttttttaacaaaaccCTTATGACTCGAGTAACTCGGAGAGCCACTTGCAGAAGTAAAACTATTCTGAGTTACCAGCGCCTCATCTGGTGAGCTTAGAACACTTTGAGAACTCATATATCTGGCAAATAGATAAGGAATCGTTCTTCTTTGCGGCTCTTCTGAGATGCTCGTAGCCTGACAATTACTTGCACTTGATGAGATGCCGGTGGAAGTACAGTCTAAGTCTACTGCCATTGTTGCTTCCTCGGACAGTGAATGACTTGCAGAACTGAAATTGGCATCTACCATAATCGCCTGCTCTGAGAATGAGGATAAACAATGGTGTGAACCTTGTCTAAGCTTCTCATGTGTAGCCTCTACATGAAAGCAAAAGAGAAACTTGCTATAATACTCCCAAAGAATCATCTGTTAGCACCCACTGTTGCATAATGTATAGTATCATCTATCCTCGTACACTTTGTGGAAAAGCAAATATCAGGATGTCATTGTAGAAAAACAAACACTATTACTCAAATTCCTTAAAGGGCTTCTTCTCACAATTGATCATACAAAACAACTTATCAAACTTTAATTCTACTAGGTGAGattagctacatgaattctagttctATAGTTATTTCTATCTAGTCATATCATATGTAAGGCTCTTTTAACTCATCATATCCAATAATTTCTTACCAAGGTATTCTTGATCTTTCTCTACCTCATTTACTAAAgatttgtttcatttcatccactctcctcaaAAGTGTTATTGATCTTCTTTTCACATAACCTTGTTATCTTAATCGTGTTTCACACGTCTCATTTTCTATAGATATCACTTCAACCTTTtactaaaaatcaaatattatataattacatGAATGTAGTGGATTGCTACACTAGAACCACTGGGGGgcaggggggagagagagacacGCATTACACATGAATAGTAGTAAGGATAAAATTCAGTTCAAACAAGAATTTTCACAACAAACATCCATAAGTGTATAGGAGCCAATATTAACATAGATAACATCCtatcttcatttttctcaacCAACAAAACATCGACAAATAACAAGGTATGTTTTAAAGGAGGGAAGCACAAGTAAAGAAGACAATGAGGAGATTGAAGCCAAATTGTTCATCCTTTTGGTTGAGTtagaagaaaaggaggaaataGATAACTATttgttaagaaaattaattatttagttccCTCATCCATTAAAAAAGGTATGCATactgaaatttaatttccatttctttcaaaaaccCTTGCTTCAAAATAGCACTAAACCCTCCGTGACAGAGCACTTGTTTCCATTACAGAAAATGACAGCAAAAAGTTTAATTGAGTGACATGATAAAGTAGTTATACTAAATGTTAGGCAATCGTTTTGacattatttattagataattaCACTGACACCACTGATGCAGAATCAACATGGAAATAGATTTTCTCATGGCCATATAGAATCATAATAGGAACCCacaaatttaacatgatttggcAAGTTGTCTACGTTCACAGGCTATACGAATAACAGGTTACAAAAAAGATAAACTATCTCACACTCAACCCAATAACCCCAACAAACCCAAACTTACAATCTCATTGAGAACTTTCATTCTCTATGCTACATTCTAATTATTGTACCCTATTGCAATCTGATAATCAGACACGCAGCTTTGTTTATAGAGAGAACAAGATAGGTGAGAAATCTTAATTAAACTCATTGAGTTTTGGATTGATTATTATACAAATCATATCTTTATCATATTTTTAGGTTAGGTTATCTAAATATGAATTCAAGACAATCTCAAccctaaaaatattcaagaacAACTAAAAACCAAACTTCGGCAGTGAAATGGATACATTTCATGTTCGTGGGTACAAAGACAGGATCCATATGCAGTCATTAGCCAAGGAAATAtactatacatatatactacTACAGTACAATACAGCAAAATGGCCAAATGAAAGAGAATTCAGGCGGCCCAGTTGCAAACTCCACAAATCGAACTAAGCATAGCCCTAGAATCAAGAATTTCTTCATTTTCGCACGCCACTATCAGAAGGGAAGCTATTTGCAGAACTGACAGGGGAACAACAATCCAGcaaatcaattttcaatttgccAAACTagtgaagaaagaagagaaagatgaTTAACCAATTCGAGAGAGAAGCAGGGAGAGACAAAAGGGGTTGTGTACCGTAGACTGAGAGAGAATCATGCTTGATGATCTTGGAAGGCGACCTTTCCAGTTCCAAAAATTCAAGCGAATTCGACGGAGGCCTCTGCCCTCCCAGCAtcaccctttctctctcttcccacAGATTTTTAGAACTGCTCTTTGATTTGACCACCAAAAATGAAGCGGGAAGCAAAGCGGCAATGTCTTCTTGAACACTTAAGAGAGACTGTGTTCTGAATAGTTAGGCCAACTGTTATATATTAATAGTATATGTGGGATCCACATCTACACATAAAAGGGCAAAAAAGAAGTGAACAGTAGACAACAACGATGGCGGAAGTAGGGGCCGTCGTCGGCTCCGGAGCCAAGTCCCAGCGCCGTGGATTCGTGAGCATGGCCCAAATCGAACGGcgatcttttgtataatcttcGTGTTCATGTGTTTGCTGGCTATTGTTTCAATCGCTTCGGTTGTTCTGCGTTCTAAACGGAGGCCTTCGCCGGCGGAGGAAGACCCGGCGGCGCTTTATCTCCGGCGCCAAGGGTCCGCCAACCTCCTGCCGCCGGTGCTCACCTATGAGGAGCTCGGTGGAAGCCATCCAAGAGGGCTTCTCTTGGTCTACGACTACGTCCCGAACTGAACCCAGCCGAGCACCTCCATGGAAGCAAGAATTTACAGAAAAGGGTCTTCGTCCCTCTGAGCTCGATACCCAGTTGCAGAAACTTGTCGAGGAATCCGAGAATATCGCCGTGGCATCCCTGTTCGAAACCAAACTTCAGCCCCGCCCCTGCAATCGATCCGCCATCGCCGACGATTCCTCCGTTTTCCgcttcttctccggtcgtctgCACCAGTCGACTTCCACCATCATCGCTTTCCACCCTCGCCATCGACTGCCATCTGGTTTTTCTGATTGTCGCATCCTGTCGTCCGATTGCCTCTTCGACTTCCGCCACCGCCGACTACGGCCCGTACTCCTTCCGCCATCGTCGCCGTCGACTGTTCACcttctttaaaatattacagtttattatgttatattaaaatataaatttcaaaatatttttggtacCCCCACTTATAATTATTTAGTATGAAGtatgttaaaaattaatttgtcgacgttcagaattagTCGATCATAATTCGTAGGCTCACAATGAGAAGCTTAGCACAAATGCAAAGACGAATTGATAGAAACAAAGATAAATGGTATATAGAAAAATTTTACATGAGCTAGAACGATACCTATTTCACGACTGTTCTCTGAATATTCCGATAGAATAACATTATAttattcttgttttttctcttttttttataatagtattttttatccctatttataataaaggaaatttacaattgcataaaatctaaaaatggaaaaatgaccTCATGGGGACAAAATGTCATTTATCAACTCCATAAAATCGAGAATAAACTCCGTATTACTAGGGATTTAATTTACCTCAGATAAAGTATGTGAGTTCCTGTATTCGGTCATTTAGTAACAATGTTGTTATGCGAACTGAATGGTTAGACCAACGAGTTGGAATCATCATTGAGAGTTCGCTTAGTTGGCCCTGGGAGCTCGTTGGAGTTCACTTGGTTTTATAGTCTGAGCTCGAGTTTCAATGAGATATGATTTTGTTCTGACGAGCTTGGCCTTGGATCTATTGGACTTTAGGCGATTAGATCAGCCTATTGGGTCAAGCCCAGTCTATATGAAGTAGTGCGAAAAATACactaattacatttttaaatattaattaagttaaaaatcaattataaataacacaattcaattataacttttataaaaaatagtttttggcCTCAACTGACCAAGTCTTTGGGTCATATTTTATACactaattacatttttaaatattaattaagttaaaaaatcaatttaaactaaaattaatcatatataaattattttttttgataaataagatatattaacaaaaaaaaaaaagcataaaaactACAAAACAAAAGTAAAGACATACCCCGCAAATAACAAAGATACAACCAACATCTAAGCCGACACTCAAAAGAACCAATTCCTCAAAACTTGAGGAAGAATACATCAACTCTGATATTACAAAGAATCTAAGATAACCCGCTACATTCGTCTTTTTCTTGACTTTCTGCATATCGagtttcttctttctctcttgtttttaCTGGATCTTAAACTTCACCAAGACATACTCAGAACTTGAGCTCCTAGACTAATCACCAAATGAAGTCGCTTCCTTCTCTACCCGATCTCTCTTGCCCTTGATCATTGTCTCTATAGCCTCCTTCATTGTCACCTCCAAACTCCTTGTCTCTCCTAGGAGAATGAAATTTCCTGACTTGAGAATATTCTTATTTTCTCCTTTACCAAAGAACGAAAACAATTCGCCATCGACATTCCTACGTCAATTAGCAGAATAGAATAGGATTTAGAGGCTCGTTGTGCAGTTTGAACCAACCAAATAGATGTTTAAAttgaacaaacaaacaaacgaattttcttttaaaaaattaaaccaataaaaaaattgaaaaaacaaaaaaaaataatatcattttttgatatttcgatcagtttgattatttcaatttttttttaatatggaGACCAAACtgaattgaaataattaaaattgtcaaacttagaaatcaaaccaaattgaCCTACAACTTAAACGGAATCAAACTGACAATTTTAACCAATTCAATTATTTCGATTTAACTAAATCGTTGTTCACCCATACCTTTCCATTCtaaatcatttaaaattaatttcaataataCTTAACTAATAACcccaaatattttgttatcataacttatcatatttttttatttatttcatttattaacacattaaaattagaaaaaataaaaacaatcaagTATAGTATTGATGAATAGAACAAGAAATAATATACGAACATTAATTCCATTATATGAGTTTAAttgtattgatttttaatttaccaatcatttatattaaattgtacttaattttttttataatttgaatcaTTTGCACAGAAattcttgtaatttaaaaattattatgaatatttttatgatttaaatttttcatattggCACTTCTTTTGTCACAAATAGCATCAATTAAACATTAGTTAAATTAgataaaactaattaaatataaattaagctAATTGAACTAAAATAAGCCAatgaacaaacaaacaaacaaacaaaaacaacaagTGCTCCGAAAGGAACCATCGACTAAAAACAATCCATTAAAAGGAAgtcactaaaaaaatttattggtCTGTGGGttctttttaattatgaaaaccCATCGATAATAGTTAATGAGTTTTTCAGATACAAATATTATCAGACAACCATTATCTTCAACCTTGTTATCTCGTCATTATATTACCATCGTTCTTAGGTCTAAAGTATATTATATTAGTGAGCTCATCAAGTCTTTGTTGTCTCTAAATCTAAATTTAGTCGTTTGCCctcttgactttttttttttctatcccCAATCTTCACTAGAACTCATTTGCCGTcaactccatttttttttattttaattaaaattaatttaaattatatattaattaatttaattaatatctaattaaCACAATTGGTGACAAAAGGGATGTCCgtgcaaaaaaaataaactacatAAAccttcaaaatcatttttgaactacaaaagataacaaaaatcaccaataaaaaaataataataatttaccctttatatcataattttatttttaaaaactttgtaACTCATATCATATGTCTATTATTGTCAAAGTCTTTCCCATCTTTCACTATTTATTTTGCTAAAAACTTGTTTCATTCTATCGACTCTACTCACCTAATCACATAATCAAATCAtctaaatcaataaataaaatggtaTATATGAGCAAAATCAGTGTAACTTACCTAGAAATAACCCAAAAAGACATGTATGAATCAGCTGTCCCATAATAGAAAATGAAGCAGAAAATACTACTTCAATTCATTCATTCTATCATAtactaaaacaacaaaaattcatGTTTGATCCAACAAATTGTATGCGTATACTGGCTGAATAGAAACCAGAAAGCTGCAAACTTGCATGTATGATGCTAAGTAAATACAAAATTCTGTTGAATACCAGTCCTAGAATCTTGCAGAAAGCTGGAAAGTTGGAGAAAGAATGAATAAGTAGGAATGGTTGTGCTGGTTCCAAATGGAGGAAGAAAATGGCTTGATTACTAGCAAATATTTCAGTTAAACAGACAGGAACAAGGCCAATAGCGATCGGTACTGACAGAGAACTACCCAATCCGAATGCTGGACTTGCAGGTCGATTCGAGCCACAACCGTCATTCTTCAAAAGCCCGATGCTCGTCCAAATATCCTTCTGACGAGACCTCGTCTGCGTCTTTCAGTCTTGACATCTTTGCCTGAAACAGTGCAGAGTTTTTCGAAACAATATGAACATGTCGAAAGATGAAAGATTTAAAGAAGATGGGGGCAATTGAATCTCCGATAGAGATGAAgttgatttctttcttctttcttctttcttctttttaggGTAAAATTTGAAGGTACTGATGCTCCAGAAACAACAGCAAATTGGACGAATTTTGTTCATTGCAGCAGAAATACAATTAAGTTCATTCATTTTCACACAACAAATTGGGATCTCATGATTCAAAAGCAGAAGCTAAGAAGTGGCACCTTTTAGTCTGCCAGCAAAATGCAGCGCCTCTTCGGCAATTGGTCTCCACTGTTCTGCACACGAGTAGTTGATTCCAAGACCGACGCTGAGTCCCCTTAAAAGGTGCACCGTGCGAAGAACAGAAAATAGTTCCTCTGGAAAAGCCTACCATTGCCCAACAAGGACATTTAGTGTCATTAGATGAGGAGCATGGAGGGAATTTAGGGTGACATTAGCAAACCACCATaaagacaaaaaggaaaaaacttTCTGTTTCCTTTAAAACACATATTCATGTATTGTTCGagtaatttgaaaaaaataatgggTTCCCTTAGTGTTTTCGATTTAGGGGCTAGCAATGTTGGTTCATATTGTTTACTGGCAAAATATGATAGAAGAATTATGATACTTTATGTGCTTCTAGTGGGCAGTCCAAGTAGAGGCGTGTTGGTGAatccaagaaattaatgcataCCCGAacagcaattttttttattgaagatTCTTCGGAGAAAGGTTGTAGCATTGTTACACCAGGTGGTAGCTTTGTGTCGAACATAGTCTCTGCCAACTTAAACAATTCGGTCTGCTCATCATCACACATGCTTAAGGTATCAATGCCCAATTCCCTAATAAATCAAATATGAGATAAATCCGATCATGACTAATGAAGCCAACAGAcatgtaaatgaattaaaaaaaagaaataacccAATCTATTTGAGTTAACTGAAAAGCTACATCACAACCATACATACAATAGTTTAGGCATGTGTGCAATCACATGAAACTCACAATTAATACCAACTCGCTTCCCACTTCTTCccatgttttttctttctttctgatTTTGTTTCTTAGTTCTATAAGCATGCTACCTAAGAGTCATAGTAGTAGCTTTATCATCATATGATTTCTCTGGCTTTAGATTTCATTTTCTAGCAAATAGTAACAATCTTTTTGGTACATGAACAAGGATAGTAACAATCTTTTTGGTACATGAACAAGGAAATTGTGGATGAATTTTAGTACCTGTAACTCCATGATGCCCTTGTGGGATCATTGTCAGCAATAGCAAGAACCAGACTGGCATAACCAAGCCTTAAATTCTCTGGAAGGTCTTTCACTTGTCCATAGTCAAGCAAGGCAACCTGATCGGGGGGAAGACAGAAGTTAAGAAAACCGCAATATGAAAATgccaataaaataatattggaCTGAAGCAACATATATCCAATCCACTTCCCCAGTTAAATCTTCTAAACCTTGGTAACATTGCTAAGTTGGAGCAAAACTGATACATTACTTATTTGTTTGAGAGATCAGAGAACTAAATGTAGAGGAAAGAAGGTTGGAATATGGTGGCAATATTTAAGGGGTAAAGTTTGGTTTCCTACTTGCCTCAGAACCTTTACAGATTAAAATATTTCCGGGATGAGGATCTGCATGGAAGAAACCACTCTTCAGTATCATTTGTCCATATGCAAGTGTCAAACTTTTAAGGATGTTCCTGcatttttgacatattttagTATGATTGTAATGCATTTGACATATTTGGCATTCTCAAAGGAAGTCattaaagaacaagaagaagccaTGAGATGCCCCTGTGAGAGGAAAGACTGAAGGAACATTAAATTCCACACTCAACAAGAAAAACTTTCCCTTGgtctaggattttttttttcttttttcttataatttggTTCACAATTTTAATTGTACCATTAAATTTGCCTAGCAGTTGGAAAAGACGAAAGATAAAAGCTAACACATCTACTCACAAAAATGAAGTTTTACAATGACAACCAAGTTCACAAAAGAAATCCTGAATGATGAGGCCTTTCACCTGTTTGAAAACCCATTGCAATTCTAGCCATTACATATTAGAGTGATtcatattaatgaaaataatccCACATTTTTGGCTTAACTACCATTGAATGTGATTTGGTTTTGATGGTTGGTCGAAGGAAAATGTAAACAAGCCATTAGAAATCATCCCTAACGGCCTCAGTAAGTTTCTTTGCTGACTTTTACAAGGCTATTATAGGATGGTCAGTACATGGTATACCAAGGAAATAGAGGGGGAAAATTAAGACATAAGTTCAATGATGAAGTTATGGGATTTAGAGAAGATATGAACCTTTTGCATTAAAAGAAGACCAACTAGAATGCCAAGAGGTTGAACAACAGAGAATATGGctctacaagaaaaaaaatgggcAGAAAAGAAATTCATACTCTCTGAGGTAATCAAGGGGCTTACTGCTTTGCCGCTGCTGCAAGCTTACCACCAGGATTTATGCCTCTTTTAGCCATTTCATCTCCAAGCTttagaattggaattccatcAATATATTCCATTACCAAAACCCTCCTAAATAGGACaataaacaattaattaattactgaAAGGTGAAGTAAGAAAACTTACAACATCAACAATAAGGCAGTATAGAATTGCGAAGACACATCAACTAATCAGTCGATCAGCATCAGTAACTAAATTAACTGAAGTAAATTCACCCTAGGAATACATAAAACTGTATCATAGTTAAAGGAGTAAAAAACACAGAACACTaaataaaatcatcaaaaaagtAAGTAAACACGAACACTAAGAAACATTACCTACAGGTACTGGACTTCTATTTGACAATTGCCAATTGAGTTTTTCTTGCTAGAAGTATCAAAAACTGTTTAAACCGTAATAATATAAACTTAAGAGGCAGATTAATTGCATCATAACATACCTGGTGACCTTATCAGGAATCACCCTTGGCACCAAAACAGGAGGTCTTTTATTGTTCTCACACAGAAAACGTTTGATTCTTTCCATAGCATCAGCTTCCCTCTTGAAGTCAAATTCATATCCAATCTTGAGCAATGGAAACAAAAACCAGATTAtcttcagaaaaaaaaaaaaaacatgacgCAAGATAGTTTCACAATTAGTGAAAATATATAGCAATTATACTGGAAAACAACTTGGTTAATGAAATGGAATCCTACTAACAATTGGGTGTGGATATTAGCTGATTTAGGATTGCAACAACTTTGAGTTGGATGTATGAAGTGAAAGACACTTAAAAGAATGATGGAAATCAATAAACCGTTACTTTCATTTTCTGTCAGtgataaataaaaagagaggAGAGTTAAATGCCCAATCCTTACAACCATACACACCCTTAAACCCAAATAAACAGTCTCAAGGTTTGTGTGGGTCCATTCTTACCAATTGGCACAAATCCTCAAACAATTAGGTGACAACTTGTAAGTGGTGATTTAGCTGAGTCTCCACATTCTAGTGAGTCTATTCATAGTGCAATTAACACCCTGAAATAAACATTGCTTGCCATGGTATTGGTCCATCCCACACTTGACAACTCAACTTAGGCAACCATGTGCACAAGACAAACCTTATTCTAGTGACCTTTACCCATATTTGTTGGGGCAGATAGATCAGCACCTAGACCTAGGTATGATCATAGGTGCTCCACCATTAATGAACCTGTATATGTCAACCCTAGATTGGCTGTAAACCATGTCAAAATAGACTACAAGCATTCATCTGTCTACTGAGTATAGGTGTGGAGACTATAGATGTCAGGACCCAAAATCCAGATTTCAGATCTGGGGACTTATATGCAAATACTGACATAAATTTCTGTTTTATTATCTatcacatacatatttttttatttacctaattctttttcaagaaaaataaacaatgcTTTAAAGggaacaaataaataaataaaataaagcaaagaaaattaaacttgcaggtataatacatatataaacatctATGTAGATCCGAACTTAATTAAAgtgataacaaataaaaaaacatatcgAACCAGCCATCCAATTAGTTTCTCTCccaacgaaaaaaaaaaaaagttcctCAATTCTAGCACCT
This window harbors:
- the LOC127791060 gene encoding uncharacterized protein LOC127791060 isoform X2; protein product: MLGGQRPPSNSLEFLELERSPSKIIKHDSLSVYEQAIMVDANFSSASHSLSEEATMAVDLDCTSTGISSSASNCQATSISEEPQRRTIPYLFARYMSSQSVLSSPDEALVTQNSFTSASGSPSYSSHKGFVKKKVINKNNWQVKMHITNPT
- the LOC127791060 gene encoding uncharacterized protein LOC127791060 isoform X1; this encodes MLGGQRPPSNSLEFLELERSPSKIIKHDSLSVYEATHEKLRQGSHHCLSSFSEQAIMVDANFSSASHSLSEEATMAVDLDCTSTGISSSASNCQATSISEEPQRRTIPYLFARYMSSQSVLSSPDEALVTQNSFTSASGSPSYSSHKGFVKKKVINKNNWQVKMHITNPT
- the LOC127790179 gene encoding protein ACTIVITY OF BC1 COMPLEX KINASE 8, chloroplastic-like isoform X3, which encodes MWERQHEFAAEKIYSMCADLGGFFLKVAQIIGKPDLAPAAWVRRLVTLCDQAPATPYDVVRGVIEKELGQSIDQLFERFEVVPLGSASIAQVHRARLKGDKSDVVIKVQHPGVQNLMMTDLHNLQAFALYMQKTDIKFDLYSITKEMEKQIGYEFDFKREADAMERIKRFLCENNKRPPVLVPRVIPDKVTRRVLVMEYIDGIPILKLGDEMAKRGINPGGKLAAAAKQNILKSLTLAYGQMILKSGFFHADPHPGNILICKGSEVALLDYGQVKDLPENLRLGYASLVLAIADNDPTRASWSYRELGIDTLSMCDDEQTELFKLAETMFDTKLPPGVTMLQPFSEESSIKKIAVRAFPEELFSVLRTVHLLRGLSVGLGINYSCAEQWRPIAEEALHFAGRLKGKDVKTERRRRGLVRRIFGRASGF
- the LOC127790179 gene encoding uncharacterized protein LOC127790179 isoform X2, whose amino-acid sequence is MPALDLKEFQEKVAHHFRPWQRSFQFWVRAADIYTGYKLRVSFEKDVQKQEAMWERQHEFAAEKIYSMCADLGGFFLKVAQIIGKPDLAPAAWVRRLVTLCDQAPATPYDVVRGVIEKELGQSIDQLFERFEVVPLGSASIAQVHRARLKGDKSDVVIKVQHPGVQNLMMTDLHNLQAFALYMQKTDIKFDLYSITKEMEKQIGYEFDFKREADAMERIKRFLCENNKRPPVLVPRVIPDKVTRRVLVMEYIDGIPILKLGDEMAKRGINPGGKLAAAAKQNILKSLTLAYGQMILKSGFFHADPHPGNILICKGSEVALLDYGQVKDLPENLRLGYASLVLAIADNDPTRASWSYRELGIDTLSMCDDEQTELFKLAETMFDTKLPPGVTMLQPFSEESSIKKIAVRAFPEELFSVLRTVHLLRGLSVGLGINYSCAEQWRPIAEEALHFAGRLKGKDVKTERRRRGLVRRIFGRASGF
- the LOC127790179 gene encoding uncharacterized protein LOC127790179 isoform X1 translates to MPALDLKEFQEKVAHHFRPWQRSFQFWVRAADIYTGYKVFQLRVSFEKDVQKQEAMWERQHEFAAEKIYSMCADLGGFFLKVAQIIGKPDLAPAAWVRRLVTLCDQAPATPYDVVRGVIEKELGQSIDQLFERFEVVPLGSASIAQVHRARLKGDKSDVVIKVQHPGVQNLMMTDLHNLQAFALYMQKTDIKFDLYSITKEMEKQIGYEFDFKREADAMERIKRFLCENNKRPPVLVPRVIPDKVTRRVLVMEYIDGIPILKLGDEMAKRGINPGGKLAAAAKQNILKSLTLAYGQMILKSGFFHADPHPGNILICKGSEVALLDYGQVKDLPENLRLGYASLVLAIADNDPTRASWSYRELGIDTLSMCDDEQTELFKLAETMFDTKLPPGVTMLQPFSEESSIKKIAVRAFPEELFSVLRTVHLLRGLSVGLGINYSCAEQWRPIAEEALHFAGRLKGKDVKTERRRRGLVRRIFGRASGF